In a genomic window of Sphingomonas lutea:
- the msrB gene encoding peptide-methionine (R)-S-oxide reductase MsrB — protein MTDKAIDRRGLLAAAGVAVAGIAALRWPQAGEAAPNRRFAVNHSPAEWRRLLGPQRYRILREAGTERAFTSPLDKEKRQGTFVCAGCAQPLFSSATKFDSGTGWPSFWRPLPRATVTNKDRMLGMVRTEVLCARCGGHLGHVFDDGPRPTGLRYCMNGLAMRFRPAA, from the coding sequence ATGACGGACAAAGCGATTGATCGGCGAGGGCTGCTCGCCGCCGCCGGCGTGGCGGTCGCGGGCATTGCGGCGCTGCGCTGGCCCCAGGCGGGCGAGGCTGCGCCCAACCGCCGCTTTGCCGTCAACCATTCGCCGGCGGAATGGCGCCGCCTGCTCGGGCCGCAGCGCTATCGCATCCTGCGCGAAGCAGGCACCGAGCGTGCCTTTACCAGTCCGCTGGACAAAGAAAAGCGCCAAGGGACGTTCGTTTGCGCCGGCTGCGCGCAGCCGTTGTTCAGCTCGGCGACCAAGTTCGACAGCGGCACCGGCTGGCCCAGCTTCTGGCGGCCGCTGCCGCGGGCGACCGTGACCAATAAGGACCGGATGCTCGGGATGGTTCGGACGGAGGTGCTGTGTGCGCGCTGCGGCGGCCATTTGGGCCATGTGTTCGACGACGGGCCGCGGCCCACCGGCCTGCGCTATTGCATGAACGGGCTGGCGATGCGGTTCCGGCCGGCGGCCTAA
- a CDS encoding sigma-70 family RNA polymerase sigma factor, giving the protein MNSTMDRAQAEPKPDRPRDVSELANLLDSTARGDRAAFADLYQRTSAKLYGICLRLLGSQAEAQDVLQDVYVTVWQKAHRFDPARASPITWLAVVARNKGIDRLRQRPVQVEELEAAAGVQDDAPLAFDIIDRERDSARLTHCLDELEERPRAMIRSAFLDGATYPELAEREGVPLGTMKSWIRRGLQRLKGCLEQ; this is encoded by the coding sequence ATGAACAGCACGATGGACCGCGCGCAGGCAGAGCCGAAGCCCGACAGGCCGCGCGATGTGAGCGAGCTGGCAAACCTGCTCGACTCCACCGCGCGGGGAGACCGTGCAGCCTTCGCGGACCTCTATCAGAGAACCTCCGCGAAATTGTACGGCATTTGCCTGCGGCTGCTCGGCAGCCAGGCAGAGGCGCAGGACGTGCTGCAGGACGTTTACGTGACGGTTTGGCAGAAAGCCCATCGGTTCGATCCCGCGCGCGCGAGCCCGATCACGTGGCTCGCCGTGGTCGCCCGCAACAAGGGAATTGACCGCCTGCGCCAGCGGCCTGTCCAGGTCGAGGAGCTGGAGGCGGCGGCTGGCGTCCAGGACGACGCCCCATTGGCCTTCGACATCATCGACCGCGAGCGCGATTCGGCGCGGCTGACCCATTGTCTCGACGAGCTCGAGGAACGTCCGCGCGCGATGATCCGCTCGGCCTTTCTCGATGGTGCGACCTACCCCGAGCTTGCCGAGAGAGAAGGCGTCCCGCTGGGGACGATGAAGAGCTGGATCCGCCGCGGGCTGCAACGGCTCAAGGGATGCCTGGAACAATGA
- a CDS encoding M16 family metallopeptidase, which yields MMALTTLANGLRVASRPMASVETVAVGLYAPTGSRYEPERLNGIAHLFEHMVFKGAGGRSARQISEAIEDVGGDLNASTDRELTAFYASLLAPDLPLGVAILADLIRRPHFDAGHLELEKKVVLQELAEAKDTGSDIIFDHLQDAAFPRQPIGRSVLGSDRSIREVTPDDLDDWRVGQYAPGRLVLVAAGKLEHQQLVDLAEAAFGDMAPGPIPTADAAGFVGGNRYERRRGEQAHIALALAAPEWGSPLAYASQLFADVAGAGASSRLFQQLREEQGLAYSVAAATQNYADSGLMWAYAATHRNDAPWALGEIERVLAEVARDLEPRELERARALAKASMMMSLESCWGQASYLATRLLRDGALVEPSAIVARLDAVTLDEVRSAGARMLSGPRAIACVGTKLALAA from the coding sequence ATGATGGCGTTGACCACCCTCGCTAACGGCCTGCGCGTTGCCAGTCGTCCGATGGCTAGCGTCGAGACCGTCGCGGTCGGCCTCTATGCCCCGACCGGCTCGCGTTACGAGCCCGAACGTCTCAACGGCATCGCGCATCTGTTCGAGCATATGGTGTTCAAGGGCGCGGGCGGCCGGTCGGCGCGCCAGATCAGCGAGGCAATCGAGGATGTCGGCGGCGACCTCAACGCCTCGACCGACCGCGAGCTGACCGCTTTCTACGCCAGCCTGCTTGCGCCCGATTTGCCGCTCGGGGTCGCCATCCTGGCCGACCTCATCCGCCGCCCGCATTTCGACGCGGGCCATCTCGAGCTTGAAAAGAAGGTCGTGCTGCAGGAGCTGGCCGAGGCCAAGGACACCGGCTCGGACATCATCTTCGACCACCTCCAGGACGCCGCCTTCCCGCGCCAGCCGATCGGCCGCTCGGTGCTCGGCAGTGATCGCAGCATCCGCGAGGTCACGCCCGACGACCTCGACGACTGGCGCGTCGGACAATATGCGCCCGGCCGCCTGGTCCTCGTCGCGGCGGGTAAGCTGGAGCATCAGCAGTTGGTCGACCTGGCCGAGGCGGCGTTCGGCGACATGGCCCCGGGGCCGATCCCGACGGCGGATGCGGCGGGCTTCGTCGGCGGCAATCGCTACGAGCGGCGTCGTGGCGAGCAAGCCCATATCGCGCTCGCACTGGCCGCGCCCGAATGGGGGTCGCCGCTGGCCTACGCTTCGCAGCTATTCGCCGACGTTGCCGGCGCCGGTGCCTCGTCGCGGCTGTTCCAGCAGCTGCGCGAGGAGCAGGGACTGGCTTACTCCGTCGCCGCTGCAACGCAGAATTACGCCGATAGCGGACTGATGTGGGCCTATGCCGCGACCCACCGCAACGATGCGCCATGGGCCCTGGGCGAAATCGAGCGCGTCCTTGCCGAGGTCGCCCGCGACCTCGAACCGCGCGAGCTCGAACGCGCCCGCGCCCTCGCCAAGGCCAGCATGATGATGAGCCTCGAAAGCTGCTGGGGGCAGGCGAGCTATCTCGCAACCCGGCTGCTGCGCGACGGTGCGCTGGTCGAACCGTCGGCGATCGTCGCGCGCCTCGATGCGGTCACGCTCGACGAGGTGCGCAGCGCGGGCGCGCGGATGCTGTCCGGCCCGCGCGCCATCGCCTGCGTTGGGACCAAGCTGGCCCTCGCCGCGTGA
- a CDS encoding SURF1 family cytochrome oxidase biogenesis protein encodes MKRLPLIPTIVVLAAVAVMIGLGVWQLQRAKWKEGLLAQYAAAQKKPPISWPTMLGKDETLPLFRYATGMCVRPVGRRAVAGQNRAGESGYAHVVDCMTGGLEGPGMSVEIGWSKDPNARIDWRGGLVSGVIAPDRRSRIRLVAATPPPGLQASAPPSTAGISNNHRMYAIQWFAFALIALVIYALAVRKRLMPEPPK; translated from the coding sequence ATGAAGCGCCTTCCGCTCATCCCGACCATCGTCGTCCTTGCTGCCGTCGCGGTGATGATCGGGCTCGGTGTGTGGCAGCTGCAGCGCGCGAAGTGGAAGGAGGGGCTGCTCGCCCAATATGCGGCCGCGCAGAAAAAGCCGCCGATCAGCTGGCCGACCATGCTCGGCAAGGACGAGACGTTGCCTCTCTTTCGCTACGCCACCGGCATGTGCGTGCGCCCGGTCGGCCGGCGCGCCGTCGCCGGGCAGAATCGCGCGGGCGAAAGCGGCTATGCGCATGTCGTCGACTGCATGACCGGAGGCCTCGAAGGCCCGGGCATGAGCGTCGAGATCGGATGGTCGAAGGACCCCAACGCCCGCATCGACTGGCGCGGAGGACTGGTTAGCGGCGTCATCGCGCCCGACCGCCGTTCGCGCATCCGCCTTGTCGCCGCAACGCCGCCGCCGGGGCTTCAGGCAAGCGCGCCGCCGTCCACAGCGGGCATTTCCAACAACCACAGGATGTACGCCATCCAATGGTTCGCCTTCGCCCTCATCGCGCTGGTCATCTACGCGCTTGCGGTGCGCAAGCGGCTGATGCCGGAACCGCCCAAATGA
- a CDS encoding aldose 1-epimerase: MTLDAVRLEAGALRLELAPEIGASIQHFSWHAGEQRVHILRNGDRAGGVLDASSFPLVPFVNRIRGGRFTFRDREVVLAPNMTGDPSPLHGQGWLRPWSVDRVDGSRAVLSFHHEAAEWPWTYAAEQAFSLDGEGLSIRLTCRNLDTAPMPCGLGQHPYFPCGAQTRLATKVTSVWTIDADVLPVANVPADGAFDLADRRVCGQGLDHGFGGWGGEVALRDPAWPCDLRLSSPDARFFQLYSPVEGGIFVAEPVTHANAALNAPEAEWAELGLEVLEPGETMHLDMRLDVVPK, encoded by the coding sequence ATGACATTGGATGCGGTTCGCCTTGAAGCCGGCGCATTGCGCCTCGAACTCGCGCCGGAAATCGGCGCAAGCATCCAGCACTTTTCGTGGCATGCGGGTGAGCAACGCGTTCATATTCTTCGAAACGGCGATCGGGCCGGCGGGGTGCTCGATGCCAGCTCCTTCCCGCTGGTGCCGTTCGTTAATCGCATCCGCGGCGGTCGCTTCACCTTCCGCGATCGGGAGGTCGTGCTGGCGCCGAACATGACCGGCGACCCCAGCCCGCTCCACGGCCAGGGCTGGTTGCGGCCGTGGAGCGTCGACCGGGTCGATGGGTCGCGGGCCGTCCTGAGCTTCCACCACGAGGCCGCGGAATGGCCGTGGACTTATGCGGCCGAGCAAGCCTTCTCGCTGGATGGCGAGGGGCTGTCGATCCGCCTCACCTGCCGCAATCTGGACACGGCGCCGATGCCGTGCGGGCTTGGCCAGCATCCCTATTTTCCGTGCGGGGCTCAGACGCGGCTCGCCACGAAGGTCACCTCGGTATGGACGATTGACGCCGACGTCCTGCCGGTCGCCAACGTGCCTGCCGATGGGGCGTTCGATCTCGCCGATCGGCGGGTCTGCGGCCAAGGGCTAGACCACGGTTTTGGCGGGTGGGGTGGGGAGGTTGCGTTGCGCGACCCCGCGTGGCCCTGCGACCTTCGCTTGTCGTCGCCGGACGCGCGTTTCTTTCAGCTTTATTCGCCGGTGGAAGGCGGCATCTTCGTCGCTGAGCCAGTGACTCATGCCAACGCCGCTCTCAATGCGCCCGAGGCGGAATGGGCGGAGCTTGGCCTCGAGGTGCTCGAACCGGGGGAGACGATGCACCTCGACATGCGCCTTGATGTCGTGCCCAAGTAG
- a CDS encoding heme exporter protein CcmB, which yields MIGRLIARDVRRGLAGPAWLPIAFFLLVATLVPFAIGPDAQLLGRVATGTLWIAALTAALLPIERLIEPDRASGVLDQLALGGLAEESVAIAKTAAHWLTFAPLLLVAALPASALLAMDGAQLARVMLALAIGTPGLAALAVAVAAVTAGLPRAGALAGLLLLPFAVPLLIFAVGEALLFEAAVSLLLTAGSPFVAGAAIRASRT from the coding sequence ATGATCGGCCGGTTGATCGCGCGCGATGTGCGGCGCGGCCTCGCGGGCCCGGCGTGGCTGCCGATCGCCTTCTTCCTGCTGGTCGCAACATTGGTGCCCTTCGCCATCGGGCCCGACGCGCAGCTGCTCGGCCGCGTGGCGACAGGCACTCTGTGGATCGCCGCGCTGACGGCCGCACTGTTGCCGATCGAGCGGTTGATCGAACCCGACCGTGCGAGCGGCGTGCTCGACCAGCTCGCGCTTGGCGGCCTAGCGGAGGAGAGCGTGGCCATTGCCAAGACCGCCGCGCACTGGCTGACCTTCGCGCCCTTGTTACTGGTCGCCGCTCTGCCCGCTTCGGCCCTGCTGGCGATGGACGGCGCGCAGCTAGCGCGGGTGATGCTGGCGCTAGCGATCGGGACGCCGGGACTTGCCGCATTGGCGGTGGCGGTGGCCGCGGTGACGGCCGGTTTGCCGCGCGCGGGGGCGCTGGCGGGACTGTTGCTGCTGCCGTTCGCGGTGCCGTTGCTCATCTTCGCGGTCGGCGAGGCGCTGCTGTTCGAAGCGGCGGTGTCGTTGCTGCTGACTGCGGGATCGCCGTTCGTGGCCGGCGCGGCGATTCGGGCTTCTAGGACTTAG
- a CDS encoding cytochrome c oxidase subunit 3, producing MAATKNHDYHLVDPDPWPLIGAIAGGVMFGGLVMWMHDNAYGKFLFALGFAGVLVTMYNWWKNTVTEAHTGYHTPVVQLHLRYGMIMFIASEVMFFVAWFWAFFDASLFPSSVDAVGGQWPPKGIEVLDPWGYPLLNTMILLCSGTTVTWAHHSLINGDREGLKLGLWLTILLGLLFSGVQAYEYIHAPFDFKGNVYGATFFMATGFHGFHVIVGTIFLAVCLARAYKGDFTPKQHFGFEAAAWYWHFVDVVWLFLFCSIYVWGGWGAPTHG from the coding sequence ATGGCCGCGACGAAGAACCACGATTATCATTTGGTCGATCCCGATCCCTGGCCGCTGATCGGCGCCATCGCCGGCGGCGTGATGTTCGGCGGGCTGGTCATGTGGATGCATGACAATGCCTACGGCAAGTTTCTCTTTGCCCTCGGTTTCGCGGGGGTCCTCGTCACCATGTATAATTGGTGGAAGAACACCGTGACCGAAGCGCACACCGGCTATCATACGCCGGTCGTGCAGCTGCACCTGCGCTACGGCATGATCATGTTCATTGCTTCGGAAGTGATGTTCTTCGTCGCCTGGTTCTGGGCGTTTTTCGATGCGTCGCTCTTCCCCTCGTCGGTCGATGCCGTCGGCGGGCAATGGCCGCCGAAGGGGATCGAAGTGCTCGACCCGTGGGGCTATCCCTTGCTCAACACGATGATCCTGCTGTGCTCGGGCACGACCGTGACGTGGGCGCATCATTCGCTGATCAACGGCGACCGCGAAGGGCTCAAGCTCGGCCTTTGGCTGACGATCCTGCTCGGCCTCCTGTTCTCGGGCGTGCAAGCGTATGAGTACATCCACGCGCCATTCGACTTCAAAGGCAATGTCTACGGCGCGACGTTCTTCATGGCGACCGGCTTCCACGGGTTCCACGTCATCGTCGGCACCATCTTCCTCGCCGTGTGCCTGGCTCGCGCCTACAAGGGCGATTTCACGCCCAAGCAGCATTTCGGCTTCGAAGCGGCCGCATGGTACTGGCACTTCGTCGACGTCGTATGGCTGTTCCTGTTCTGCTCGATCTACGTGTGGGGCGGCTGGGGCGCGCCGACCCACGGCTAG
- a CDS encoding heme o synthase codes for MTNPAALPADWRDILALTKPRVMYLVVFTAIAGMLAAPQFPPLALGFTAILCIALAAGACGALNQWHEVELDAKMRRTANRPLPAGRMDRQSALHFGVGLSFFSVILMGVAANWLAAVLLAASILFYVIIYTVWLKPRTPQNIVIGGAAGAFPPLIGWVAAAGQISTLPVLLFAIIFLWTPPHFWALSLFVRSDYAAAGIPMLPVVAGPQPTRGQIFLYSLPMAAAAIAPWPLGLAGPVYGVSAIILNLVFLVLAARVLANRATEPAQMEPEKHLFGFSVFYLFALFTVLVIDRFLPW; via the coding sequence ATGACCAATCCAGCCGCGCTTCCGGCCGACTGGCGCGACATCCTCGCGCTCACCAAGCCGCGCGTGATGTACCTCGTGGTGTTCACCGCAATTGCCGGAATGCTTGCCGCACCGCAGTTCCCGCCGCTGGCGCTCGGCTTTACCGCCATCCTATGCATCGCGCTTGCCGCCGGCGCTTGCGGCGCGCTCAATCAGTGGCATGAGGTCGAACTCGACGCGAAGATGCGCCGCACCGCCAACCGTCCGCTGCCCGCGGGGCGCATGGACCGCCAGTCGGCGCTCCACTTCGGGGTGGGCCTCAGCTTCTTTTCGGTGATCCTGATGGGGGTCGCGGCCAACTGGCTGGCGGCCGTGCTGCTGGCCGCGTCTATTCTGTTCTACGTCATCATCTACACCGTGTGGCTGAAGCCGCGGACACCGCAGAACATCGTCATCGGCGGCGCCGCCGGCGCGTTCCCGCCGCTGATCGGCTGGGTCGCCGCCGCGGGGCAAATTAGCACGCTGCCGGTGCTTCTGTTTGCGATCATTTTCCTGTGGACACCGCCGCATTTCTGGGCGCTGTCGCTGTTCGTCCGTTCCGATTACGCCGCCGCAGGCATTCCCATGCTTCCGGTCGTCGCGGGCCCGCAGCCGACGCGCGGCCAGATTTTCCTTTACAGCCTGCCGATGGCCGCCGCGGCGATTGCGCCTTGGCCGCTCGGCCTCGCCGGCCCGGTCTATGGCGTCTCGGCGATCATCCTCAACCTCGTCTTCCTGGTCCTTGCCGCGCGCGTGCTTGCCAATCGCGCGACCGAGCCCGCGCAGATGGAGCCCGAGAAGCATTTGTTCGGATTCTCGGTTTTCTATCTGTTTGCGTTGTTCACCGTGCTGGTTATCGACCGTTTCCTGCCATGGTGA
- a CDS encoding DUF983 domain-containing protein: MAEPELPAIALKGLCPRCGAPGLFVGPVRFADRCRSCGLDFAAFNVGDGPAAFLIFIVGAVVTVGALVLDGAAQPAWWVHLVWVPVTAALTIGGLRLGKAWLLAQEYRHRAREGRIVK; this comes from the coding sequence ATGGCGGAGCCTGAGCTCCCGGCCATCGCGCTCAAAGGGCTGTGTCCGCGATGCGGTGCGCCGGGCCTGTTCGTGGGGCCCGTGCGCTTTGCCGATCGCTGCCGGTCGTGCGGGCTGGACTTTGCGGCCTTCAATGTCGGTGATGGCCCGGCCGCCTTCCTCATCTTCATCGTCGGCGCGGTCGTGACCGTCGGCGCCTTGGTGCTCGACGGTGCGGCGCAGCCGGCCTGGTGGGTGCACCTCGTCTGGGTGCCTGTGACGGCGGCCCTGACCATCGGCGGCCTGCGCCTGGGCAAGGCCTGGCTGCTCGCCCAGGAATATCGCCACCGCGCCCGCGAAGGACGAATCGTCAAATGA
- a CDS encoding class I SAM-dependent methyltransferase, translated as MTDLITLVAEPWDDWGLIDSGHGQKLERYGRFTVARPEPQAMWVPAQAAWDPDATFVPGSDEEGGGRWVQHRPVPATWELARGGVRFHGSLTPFRHLGFFPDMAPQWDWMRDRSDGAEVLNLFGYTGVGTLLLSEAGGTLVHVDASKKSVEQGKANAALSGMETRPIRWLTDDARKFTAREVRRGRRYDGILLDPPKFGRGPEGEVWRLEEHLAPLLADCRALLDADSRFLVLTVYAVRMSALAIGELVSQLFADLGGTVECGEMAVREKARGLLLPTAIFARWSKS; from the coding sequence GTGACCGACCTCATCACGCTCGTCGCGGAGCCGTGGGACGACTGGGGCTTGATTGACAGCGGACATGGCCAGAAGCTCGAACGCTACGGCCGCTTCACCGTCGCGCGGCCCGAACCGCAGGCGATGTGGGTGCCTGCACAAGCGGCGTGGGACCCGGACGCGACCTTCGTCCCCGGATCGGACGAGGAAGGCGGCGGCCGCTGGGTCCAGCACCGCCCTGTTCCTGCAACGTGGGAATTGGCGCGCGGCGGCGTGCGCTTCCACGGATCGTTGACGCCCTTCCGCCACCTTGGTTTCTTCCCCGACATGGCGCCGCAATGGGATTGGATGCGGGACCGCTCCGACGGTGCTGAAGTGCTCAACCTGTTTGGCTACACCGGGGTCGGCACGCTCCTGCTCAGCGAAGCGGGCGGAACCCTCGTCCACGTCGATGCCTCGAAGAAGTCGGTCGAGCAGGGCAAGGCCAATGCCGCGCTTTCGGGCATGGAAACGCGGCCGATCCGCTGGCTCACCGACGACGCGCGCAAATTCACCGCACGCGAAGTGCGGCGCGGCCGCCGTTACGACGGCATCCTGCTCGATCCGCCAAAGTTCGGGCGCGGTCCCGAAGGCGAGGTGTGGCGCCTGGAAGAGCATCTCGCGCCCCTGCTCGCCGACTGCCGCGCCTTGCTCGACGCCGACAGCCGCTTTCTCGTGCTCACCGTTTATGCCGTGCGCATGTCCGCGCTGGCGATCGGCGAGCTCGTTAGCCAGCTCTTCGCCGATCTCGGCGGGACGGTTGAATGCGGAGAAATGGCGGTCCGTGAGAAGGCGCGCGGCCTGCTCCTGCCGACCGCGATCTTCGCCCGTTGGTCTAAGTCCTAG
- a CDS encoding metallopeptidase family protein — MRSFGAPPSVEEFEEIARRTLAALPEPFAGHLKDVVLVIEDFADEATLKDMGIDDPFDLTGIYEGLPLTEKSVEQSGTLPDRVRLFRRPILDEWADGDDTLEHLIAHVLIHEIGHHFGFSDDDMHALEDSIA; from the coding sequence ATGCGATCGTTTGGGGCACCGCCGTCGGTTGAAGAGTTCGAGGAGATCGCACGGCGCACGCTGGCTGCGCTGCCCGAGCCGTTCGCCGGGCATCTGAAAGACGTCGTCCTGGTCATCGAGGATTTCGCCGACGAGGCGACGCTCAAGGACATGGGGATCGACGACCCGTTCGACCTCACCGGCATCTACGAGGGCCTGCCGCTGACTGAGAAAAGCGTCGAGCAATCGGGCACCTTGCCCGACCGCGTACGGCTATTCCGCCGTCCCATCCTCGACGAATGGGCCGACGGCGACGACACGCTTGAGCACCTCATCGCGCATGTGCTGATTCACGAGATCGGGCATCATTTCGGCTTTTCCGACGACGACATGCATGCGCTCGAGGATAGTATCGCGTGA
- a CDS encoding fasciclin domain-containing protein, with amino-acid sequence MKPITSRAAFALAGAAALALGSAASARNPMVGGAAMYPARNIVQNAVNSKDHTTLVAAVKAAGLVDTLSGKGPFTVFAPTNAAFGKLPAGTVETLVKPENKATLTNILTYHVVPGRYTAAQIAALAARNRGTATLKTVQGENLRFRKNGAGWSVIDAKGNRSRITIANVMQSNGVIHVIDAVAMP; translated from the coding sequence ATGAAACCGATCACCTCACGTGCCGCATTCGCCTTGGCCGGCGCCGCGGCGCTGGCACTCGGCAGCGCGGCCAGCGCCCGCAACCCCATGGTCGGCGGCGCAGCCATGTATCCGGCGCGAAACATCGTCCAGAATGCCGTCAATTCGAAGGACCACACGACCTTGGTCGCGGCGGTCAAGGCCGCCGGTCTGGTCGATACACTGTCGGGCAAGGGCCCGTTCACGGTGTTCGCGCCGACCAACGCGGCCTTCGGCAAGCTGCCGGCGGGAACCGTCGAGACGCTGGTCAAGCCGGAGAACAAGGCGACCCTGACCAACATCCTTACCTATCACGTCGTCCCGGGCCGCTACACGGCCGCACAGATCGCCGCGCTCGCCGCGCGCAATCGTGGGACGGCCACGCTCAAGACTGTGCAGGGTGAAAACCTTCGCTTCAGGAAGAACGGCGCAGGGTGGTCCGTGATCGACGCCAAGGGCAACCGGTCGCGGATCACGATCGCCAACGTGATGCAGTCCAACGGCGTGATCCACGTGATCGATGCCGTCGCAATGCCTTAA
- the ccmA gene encoding heme ABC exporter ATP-binding protein CcmA, protein MSALLRFDEVALHRGGRMLFEGLSFVLGAGEALHVAGPNGSGKSSLIRLAAGLLLAARGQVERSPLALADEHSALDRELPLGSALRFWGGSPDAALEALGIGHLSAIPVRLLSSGQQKKATLARVVASGAPLWLLDEPLNALDGDGLARLPAVIGAHRAGGGAVLAASHQPLPGEWRVLELHA, encoded by the coding sequence GTGAGCGCGTTGCTGCGGTTCGACGAGGTCGCGCTGCATCGCGGCGGGCGAATGCTGTTCGAAGGCTTGAGCTTCGTGCTTGGCGCGGGCGAGGCGCTGCACGTCGCGGGGCCCAATGGCAGCGGCAAGTCGAGCCTGATCCGCCTGGCGGCAGGACTGTTGCTTGCGGCGCGGGGGCAAGTCGAGCGGTCGCCGCTGGCGCTGGCCGACGAACATTCCGCGCTAGATCGTGAACTGCCACTGGGATCCGCGCTGCGCTTCTGGGGCGGATCGCCTGATGCGGCGCTGGAAGCGCTCGGCATCGGCCACCTCAGCGCCATCCCGGTGCGGCTGCTGTCTTCGGGGCAGCAGAAGAAAGCGACGCTGGCGCGCGTAGTTGCGTCGGGGGCGCCGCTGTGGCTGCTCGACGAGCCGCTCAACGCACTTGATGGCGACGGCTTGGCGCGCCTGCCCGCCGTGATCGGCGCGCATCGGGCGGGCGGCGGCGCGGTGCTTGCCGCGTCGCACCAGCCGCTGCCGGGCGAGTGGCGCGTGCTGGAGCTTCACGCATGA
- a CDS encoding anti-sigma factor yields the protein MSGPDPFDRDELAGEYALGVLRGAELAGARELVKTDGEFRAAVAEWLGRLAPLLDQVESVDAPPSVWQRVEARLAGAQGEASNVVALKRRVRVWQGAAAAATALAASLAIVLALPREPVAAPPVAQAPTQPPPPMVAMLGDDQETKLVASWDPAGRRLILAVAGDMPDDPARAHELWVIPADGKPRSLGTMQDTERTHVDLADALAELMRQGATIAISVEPRGGSPTGQPTGPVIASGTLEGA from the coding sequence ATGAGCGGCCCCGACCCCTTCGACCGCGACGAACTCGCCGGTGAATATGCGCTCGGCGTGCTGCGTGGGGCGGAGCTTGCCGGCGCAAGGGAGCTCGTAAAGACAGACGGCGAATTCCGCGCGGCCGTTGCCGAGTGGTTGGGTCGCCTTGCGCCCCTGCTCGATCAGGTGGAATCAGTCGATGCCCCGCCTTCGGTCTGGCAACGAGTCGAGGCGCGGCTCGCTGGTGCGCAGGGCGAGGCAAGCAATGTCGTTGCGCTGAAGCGGCGCGTACGCGTTTGGCAAGGTGCGGCGGCGGCGGCGACGGCGCTCGCCGCATCGCTCGCCATCGTGCTGGCCCTTCCGCGCGAACCCGTCGCAGCGCCGCCCGTCGCGCAAGCACCTACGCAACCGCCGCCACCGATGGTCGCGATGCTCGGCGACGACCAGGAAACGAAGCTTGTCGCAAGCTGGGACCCGGCCGGCCGGCGGCTGATCCTGGCGGTGGCCGGCGACATGCCCGACGATCCCGCACGAGCGCACGAATTGTGGGTCATCCCCGCCGACGGCAAGCCGCGTTCGTTGGGCACGATGCAGGATACGGAACGAACGCACGTCGATCTGGCCGATGCGCTGGCGGAATTGATGCGGCAGGGCGCGACCATCGCCATTTCGGTCGAGCCGCGCGGCGGCTCGCCCACCGGCCAGCCGACCGGACCGGTGATCGCGTCGGGAACGCTGGAAGGCGCCTAG
- a CDS encoding HGGxSTG domain-containing protein, which yields MSEPNDRKVAKVEVPLENGKTRKQMIAELGMGTVGRNALSAQGFATPHCGGGIEYDETLKIVAGMCGKVRSGNLDDLTDMLTAQALTLDSMFTEYSRRAILNVGEYPEAADRYTNLAAKAQSQCRTTVETLARVKRGGKQTVTVVHVNDGGQAIVADTFNQGGPGGREPETPINAMQPKRLAQAPRCLARTRSGTECQSPAVKGRKRCRMHGGTNPGAPKGNRNAWKHGGYSAKTLEAVRYVKAISRLAGVLSRDI from the coding sequence ATGAGCGAACCGAACGACCGGAAAGTTGCCAAAGTCGAAGTGCCTTTGGAAAACGGCAAAACCCGCAAGCAGATGATTGCTGAGCTAGGCATGGGCACGGTCGGCCGCAATGCCCTCAGCGCTCAGGGCTTCGCCACGCCGCACTGCGGAGGCGGTATTGAGTATGACGAGACGCTCAAAATCGTCGCCGGAATGTGCGGCAAGGTGCGATCCGGCAACCTTGATGATCTGACCGACATGCTGACCGCTCAGGCGCTCACACTCGACAGTATGTTCACTGAATATAGCAGGCGGGCCATCCTCAACGTGGGCGAATATCCTGAAGCTGCGGATCGCTACACGAACCTTGCTGCCAAGGCGCAGAGCCAATGCCGCACAACCGTCGAGACACTCGCCCGCGTCAAACGGGGCGGGAAGCAAACGGTGACGGTGGTGCACGTTAACGATGGGGGACAGGCGATTGTCGCAGATACATTCAATCAGGGCGGACCCGGGGGCCGGGAGCCGGAAACACCGATCAATGCCATGCAGCCGAAACGGCTCGCGCAAGCGCCTCGCTGCCTAGCCCGGACCCGCTCGGGAACGGAGTGCCAATCCCCAGCCGTGAAGGGCCGGAAAAGGTGTCGAATGCACGGCGGGACCAATCCGGGCGCGCCTAAGGGCAATCGCAATGCTTGGAAGCACGGGGGCTACTCGGCCAAGACGCTGGAGGCGGTGCGATACGTGAAGGCGATCTCGCGCCTGGCAGGAGTTCTCAGTCGAGATATTTGA